The nucleotide window gGAGATTGCGATATTTGTTTCTAACTTGTTTTACACACACAATGTATACATACAATCTTGCTGTTTCAATATCtactatttctattttaatattgcCACTCATACTAAGAATTTGGTCGACACCATAGATGAACCACATCTTATAGATTACCAACTCGAGCTCTCGTTTCAGCGCCATCTCTTGGTTCATGAGCACTACGTAACTTACatgaaacaacagtttcctTATTGCTTTTGACAGTatactttaaatttttaaattcaaatctttcgcCGTTATTGGGGGACCAACGTAAGCTGGTCTTGAatatactttcatttttaattatgggGAGAGTGAGGCttcagaaatgaaacaaaaaagaatgATACAAACTacagttttttattactttcgaaaaaatacaaaatgaacatataaataaatacatgtATGTACGTTTATACAGGGtctttcaaattcaattaaaaatcaccaaacaatcacatgtctataacaCATAGATTATTCGCCAATTAACaaggtttagccaatcaaagcttgtggaacgtTTAAGTTATGGTTAtgacaaaaaagaaatgttttcaatttcttatttcttagaccttttgatatattaatgcttctaaatgttcttgattttaggtctcttttgttttaaaattagtttcttttaataatttttgaaagattgataaaaaattgacgtttccacttcagtctttatcaaaagaTTTTGATCAATCAAatcttttatttgtatcaagtgTTAAGAACATTGTACAACAATCTTCCCTGTAAAAGATCCAAAATCTGGCTTTCAATTATGTCACAGAttatgaaactttttaatctcaaacttaaaaaatagtttgttgGTAAACGATTCCACACAAATAAAGAGGTAATGGCAGAGACAaacaaaagattattttttggatGACGAAAACTTTCTGGACTAAGCATGTAAAGTTCAAAGGATATTATGTTGAAAAGTAagctaatttttgaaaaggaaCTTTTGCTAAAAGTAgatctgaaataatttttgcacaaaatcaaaattattgtaaaattaataaatcatctACAGTTGaaagaatctatatttttcaatatttatggcTATGCAGTGAATTCTTGTcaacatttccaaaaattatgtatataatgACAAAGTGTGATAAAACATACAGCAACTGGATTTTTATGGTTGCCATTACTTGAACAGCATATATTTCAGCTAGAATGTCTCATTTGTTAAGACAAGCAGATAGAATTTTTAGCCCAGTTTATTAGTACTAATACAGCTGCTTTTTGTTGGCAGTGTCTAGCGTGAAACATAGACCTCAAATAATGCATTAATATTAAAGTTGGTTTTAAGTTTAAAAAACGTTCGTAACAGGCGATTATTAGACTATTGGAGAAATTTTGAGTTCAATAGCCCAGTGCCAGAGCTGAGTATACTGCATAGTTTACACAGAATAAAATTACTCCTTGATTGTGGAAAGATGGTAACTTCCAGAACAGCCTAttgatattgaataaataaaaaatgttatttgaataaatatttgtaaaatttatttttgtgcttaaattacatttaattttcttttttaggtTCAACAGGGAAGCCTATTCAActgatttcaaattatttcaaattaatccaAGCTGGTAAATGGTGTTTATTACAATATAGGGTCGATTTTAATCCAGATGTGGACCATACtggtatgagaaaaaaatttctgaaacaAGCACTGCAAGGTGTATTGCAGGGGTATCTATTTGATGGTACAGTTTTATATGCCAGTCAGAGAATAAATCCCGAACCAttggaaaaatttgttgaaagtGAATCTggtgaaaatataagaattacCGTTCGACTAGTTGGGGACGTTGCTTGGGGAGATTATCactatattcaaatattcaacattatcatAAGAAATTGTCTAAAACATATGAAGTTGCAACTAATTCAAAGAGACTATTTCGATCCGTTTGGCAAGgtataaattttggaaaatatatttatagataaatatcACTCAATAACTACTAAGAAAAAcgcattttttgccaaaaatcgattttattcatcaatgtaatctccttcatgACCAATACAAttattccaacgcttctctgcGATATTAAGGTCTACTGTATACAAAAACTCGATTCTTGACGAGTTTAGGTACAATGGTAAAGATAATTTGTCTTCTTTACGTTTTTTATCACCAATCACCCTTACCCATTGGAAAAGAGTGATAAGTTAGATATGCTTGAAGTTAACagtatatacatacatatacatcCCATAGTTCCATAATTTTGTACccattaatattgaatatggTAACAACAGGTATCTGTCGATACTGCTCTCtaggttttcaaaaattcatctgGATTGCggtgtaaatattttaaattttccagtataagtttttatttttgtaggtAGCTATACCAGAATTCAGATTAGAACTGTGGCCTGGCTATTTTACTTCAATGAGACAGCATGAAGCTGATATTTTAATGAACTGcgaattaatattcaaatttatgagaacTGATAATGTCTATGATATGCATCTCGAATGCAAGAATagtatcaattataaaaatgagtTCCAATCCAGAATTATTGGAAATGTCGTGTTGAcatattataataacaaaacttACAAGGTGGATGATATTGACTTTAGCCGAACTCCTGAAAGTACATTCAGCAGGAAAGATGGATCTCAAATGACGTTCATACagtattatcaagaaaaatataatattcgaaTTCAGGTAAAtcaagatttgaaatatttctgattGATGTGGTGTGGTAGGACAAACATGAAATATTGTTACTAACAGGCTTAATATTGTCCCCATTTGATGATAAAAACCTTTTACATTATTTTGGTCAGGATCTATTAATTTTGACAACTtgcaaaaatacattttttttttcattgtttggaTGCtagataaaaaatgtttagggagaatataaaataattaaaacaagtaaaaattagATTAGATAGCTAGTGCGTAAGGTCGTCAATATACCTCGCTAATACTTTGATCTATTATGTACCCCGAACTATTCACTAATCAGGTAGCAACGACGAAAGCTTTAAAAAGCTTTCCGCAATCTTTGTTTATGGTTTGCCTAGCGAGATGTTCGGCAGTTTCCTTTGATTCTTTACAGAAACAAGAGCTGTCGGGAGTCTCCGATGTTGTTCAGAAAGTAGTTCAAAGTAGCTTAATAAATAGTTTCTTTCAAAGTAGTGAATTGAGTTGTTTAACTTGTGAATGTTAACCAATTAATACGATGAGATGGTTCTTAGTTACAGattaagaattaaaattttggtcATTAAGTAACAAAGTAGTTTTAATACGAAGAGTATGGTCAACCACCATTAGTTAGCTCCAAGATACATTACACGTGTTGCCAACTACTCGACTAAATTACCAAATAAATATAACTTCAGTTATATTGTACAACGAATCAAACACTAccataaatcaattttatcaaacaaaaatttatttatcttataaaatattagtaaatacTTACGCTGAGGCATTATACACGATATTATTCTATCTGATAACGGTCTTAATGTCATTCtctagaaaataattgatataaaactCGGGCGGATGGTTATCTGTGGGTCCTATAAAAGCAAGAAACTTTTTGGATATTGACCCATTCATATCGCCATCCTGATCTTTATTATAAACACCTTATTCTATGATATTGAAATCTtcgaaattaacaaaattgaagGCAACGGCACTCTGAATAGCttgtaaatagtttttatacttttcaaattaaaactgCTTTGTTGTTGTGAATTATTATGTGAACCATCGACAAAGacaatattggaaatatttaataCATTATGAGTAAACTGAAACGGTGGGAAGAAATTCGCAAACACAAGACTTTAGATTATATATTCTAACATGTTTCATGAAGTATTTCAAATTTGCAAACTGTTCCTAGTAAactttaaatctattttttcagATTACTGATCAACCATTGTTGGTATCTCGAAGTAAACCAAGAGAAATTCGTGCTGGTATGCCTGAACTTATACTATTGATTCCAGAACTTTGTCAGTTGACAGGTTTAACAGATCGTCAACGTGAAAATTTCCAATTGATGAGAGCTTTATCTGACCATACACGCGTAGGTCCTTCTCAGAGAATGCAAAAATTGGAAGAATTTAGTAATAGATTAAGGCAGTGTCCCGAGGCAGTTTCAGAGTTGAGAAAATGGGATTTCAAATTGACTGATAGGTTAATTAATTTCCAAGGAAGAATACTGCCACAAGAACAGATTTTAGGAGGTAATTAGAAATGTAGATGGTTTGAAGCTAATCATATATGAacataaatgataattttgtaAACTTATATAGTGTCGGATGCAAATAAATGgttcaaaattctatttttgataaaagagGGCTTATGAATAGAATggaaatgtatattttatattttaaattcaaccACTGTTGTCggaaatacttttaaaaaactgaaaaatgattaaaaaagcCAGTTTTAACAAGCCCATCAAGCTAGACGGGCAAGTTATCAAGGGGAAATATCTAGAACTCACATAAAATAGTAAACTTCCGTGGAataaacacgaaaaagagaTCACTGAAGCCACAAAAACCCTGATGATGTGCAGAAACTTTGCAGGGAGAAATTAGGGTTGTAATCTAAAGATCCTACTGTGGATGTACACGGCAGTTGTGAGACCAATCATCTCATATGGGGCAATGGTTTGGGGTACTACAACTAGTCTGAATACAATCTCTCAAAGGTATAAAGACtggcttgcttatgtgcaatcatacccaacagctgcactaaaagtgattctaaatctcccacatCTCCACACAGTACTGGGAAgcatgaaaaaagaaaaattgttccaaaataatgaccaaacctgcggaaatgttattaaatggtatacggacgGATCTAAAGAAGCAGACGACAGAACGGGAATAGAAGTGTATGTGCCCAAAATAATCTCGCTTACAGAGATCTAGAATAAGAAACTGTTTCTTACACAGATTTAGAAGTGAAAAATAACCCTCTTTAAAATAGGTTGCTGCACAGTCTCTAATAGAGGTTTTCCGTTCTAAAAATCACGGCAATAGACTATTTTTGTCGTCGCTTATAGagtttttgtgtttattttatctatctattaaaaaatacagtttttcattttgtttgtatttttttttttttaggtaaCAATGCCAAATACTCTTCAGGTCCTCAAGCAGACTGGACTAGAGAATTGCGTTCATTGCCAATGTTTTATGGAGCAAAAATGTCCAAGTTTGCAGTAGTTTGCCCTGTTAAATTCAAGAATTCGTGTCAAGATTTTTTACAATGTTTACAGAGATCTGCGAAAGGTATGCAATGGAACATGTCGCAACCTCGTATATTCGACATTCCAGATGATAGAGCTAACTCTTACTTAGACACTATTGAACATTTAATAAGCAAAAACAATCCAGATATGATAATGTGCGTTGTGCCTAATAATTCGTCTGACCGATATTCCGCCATCAAAAAGAAATGTTGTGTCGACAGGGGCGTACCGACACAAGTGATATTAGCAAAAAACTTGACTTCCAAAGGTAAGTATATTAATATGTTAGTTTTGATGgtcttttgaaaaattgaacatggaataaaatatgaaaaaaatgaatcagaaaaattcgaattattaaccaataacaaaataacaacaataaatattcaaaatggtgATGAACGTTCTGGTAGTTCAATGAAGGTAGTaccttaggttaggttaggttaggttcgtccacaaattggttatatctaaacataaattgaaattacgtgagatagctgaggccgtaaagatatcggaaggcagtgtgtttacaattatgcatgaaaatttgaccatgagaaagcttttttcaaagtgggtgctgCTTTACTCatattcaatcaaaaacaacaatgttttgatgattcagagaagtgtttggtcatgtttacacataatgaataaaattttttgcgtcgatatgtgaccattgatgaaacatggatccaacACTtaactccggaatcaaaacgatcatcatctgagtggactgctgtcggtgaaccacgtcctaagcgtccaaaggcacaacagtcagctgggaaggttatgacttcaatattttgggatgcACTTGGGATATTGTTAATcaactatctccaaaagggagagacaataaATGGCAAATCCTACATAGAGTTGTTTCAtcgtttgaatacaaaaaacaaggaaaaacggcttcatatatcgaagaaaaaaaacactgtttcaACAAGACCGATGGCAACaatggttaaattgaacaaattaaactTATTAACTAGAGTTATGTAATAGTAAGGAGGAGGAGAACTTGAAACTTTATGTCCGTACTATTATGCCATAACATctgccaaatatttttttggtggttgaattataaagaaaaagtttaaaacaatTAGCAATATATAAGATGTGCAACAGTCCTGTTGTAGACACGTTATAACTTTCAACAATATTGTATTTGAAGTTTCATGCATTATCAAGTACAgagaaaaattttcgaaattttaatagattaattgatttttcatgatAATCGTCGTCTAAATGAATTCGTTTTCG belongs to Diorhabda carinulata isolate Delta chromosome X, icDioCari1.1, whole genome shotgun sequence and includes:
- the LOC130901884 gene encoding piwi-like protein Siwi; translated protein: MEARGRGRARGRARGSQQQVPGGSQGPGPGSLGLPQQMVQPGRDPWNRPTRPQQATAPVQHQTPIQWVRPQMPAPASSAGRGSRLGGPDTVEVSGAAEYTGSVQVPQGGGDYGAQSRGGGNGGVRGRNLRNEIIFTRPQALQTKQGSTGKPIQLISNYFKLIQAGKWCLLQYRVDFNPDVDHTGMRKKFLKQALQGVLQGYLFDGTVLYASQRINPEPLEKFVESESGENIRITVRLVGDVAWGDYHYIQIFNIIIRNCLKHMKLQLIQRDYFDPFGKVAIPEFRLELWPGYFTSMRQHEADILMNCELIFKFMRTDNVYDMHLECKNSINYKNEFQSRIIGNVVLTYYNNKTYKVDDIDFSRTPESTFSRKDGSQMTFIQYYQEKYNIRIQITDQPLLVSRSKPREIRAGMPELILLIPELCQLTGLTDRQRENFQLMRALSDHTRVGPSQRMQKLEEFSNRLRQCPEAVSELRKWDFKLTDRLINFQGRILPQEQILGGNNAKYSSGPQADWTRELRSLPMFYGAKMSKFAVVCPVKFKNSCQDFLQCLQRSAKGMQWNMSQPRIFDIPDDRANSYLDTIEHLISKNNPDMIMCVVPNNSSDRYSAIKKKCCVDRGVPTQVILAKNLTSKGVMSIATKVAIQLNCKVGGAPWSVLMPLSNLMVVGYDVCRDTSNKGKSFAAMVASLDKQITRYFNLTSEHQLEEELSENFGAFLILACHRYKEINGRFPDRILIYRDAVGDGQLPYVIETEVENIKRKLTQEIYKNGDLKMAFIVVSKRINTRIFTDRGENPPPGTVVDDVITLPERYDFFIVSQCVRQGTVSPTSYNVISDSMGLSPDKLQILTYKLCHMYYNWSGTVRVPAPCQYAHKLAALTAQSLHRTANRTLENVLYYL